One window of the Chitinophaga niabensis genome contains the following:
- a CDS encoding glycosyltransferase family 87 protein, whose translation MHNVAGSAVSSVETDRRGWWHSTSSIVIIYLLVAVGLYLQSVLTGRYNNFIIFRSSWRHLTAGLPLYDLYNGEYFDYFLYHPSFPVLFSPFAIFPQQVGLLLWLLFSAGIFLYALSKIPLSGNARTALFWFLLLELGNALQSSQTNPAMTAFMLLTVVHLDKGNPGRAAFFTCLTFFIKGYGAVIGLIFLFYPKKWHYIQYCFLFGIAGTLLPLLFVSPDTLTGYYISWVELLTSSTIKEDGSLLGFLHTIWRVDDTIILLAAIAGLAAMFTTGLIKRQAISPWLTAAYLLIWIVIFNQSTESPTYIMAVTGVGMGLLLLPYNKWTTILLCTTFVVTCLCPTDFVPKAINVIAVNYRVKALPCFAVLLFLQWRTVIMSKQHGKAHVT comes from the coding sequence ATGCATAACGTAGCCGGATCGGCGGTTTCCTCCGTGGAAACTGACCGGCGGGGATGGTGGCATTCCACCTCCAGCATAGTAATTATATACTTACTTGTGGCCGTAGGTCTGTACCTGCAATCCGTGCTCACAGGCAGATATAATAACTTCATCATTTTTCGCAGTTCCTGGCGGCACCTCACCGCGGGATTGCCCTTGTATGATCTGTACAATGGTGAGTACTTCGACTACTTCCTTTATCACCCAAGTTTCCCGGTTCTCTTTTCTCCCTTTGCAATATTTCCGCAGCAGGTGGGTTTGCTCCTGTGGCTTCTTTTCAGCGCCGGCATCTTCCTCTATGCACTCAGTAAAATACCACTCAGCGGCAATGCCCGCACAGCGCTTTTCTGGTTCCTTTTACTGGAATTAGGTAATGCCCTGCAATCTTCACAGACCAACCCCGCCATGACCGCCTTTATGCTGCTCACCGTGGTACACCTGGATAAAGGCAATCCGGGCAGAGCTGCTTTCTTCACCTGCCTGACTTTTTTTATTAAAGGGTACGGCGCGGTGATAGGTCTGATATTCCTTTTCTATCCAAAGAAATGGCATTACATACAGTATTGCTTTTTGTTTGGCATTGCAGGCACCCTGCTGCCTTTACTTTTTGTATCGCCGGACACGCTCACCGGTTATTATATTTCCTGGGTGGAACTGCTTACCAGCAGCACCATTAAAGAAGATGGTTCCCTCCTGGGCTTCCTGCATACCATATGGCGGGTAGATGATACGATCATTCTGCTGGCAGCCATCGCAGGCCTGGCAGCGATGTTCACCACAGGTTTGATAAAAAGGCAGGCCATCTCACCATGGCTTACTGCCGCTTATCTGCTCATATGGATCGTTATATTCAATCAAAGCACCGAATCACCTACCTATATTATGGCCGTTACCGGCGTGGGGATGGGTTTACTCCTGCTCCCCTATAACAAATGGACCACCATTTTACTCTGCACCACTTTTGTGGTCACCTGCCTGTGTCCAACGGACTTCGTTCCGAAAGCGATCAATGTGATCGCTGTTAATTATCGTGTGAAAGCCCTACCCTGTTTTGCTGTGCTGCTCTTTCTGCAATGGCGCACCGTGATCATGAGCAAACAACATGGAAAAGCACATGTAACCTAA
- a CDS encoding MFS transporter, producing MSSLSKWNIAIMALCTGLIVANIYYCQPLVVLISREFEVSESNAGQVTFFTQIGYALGLLFCVPLGDKLERKKQILFMTGAAVAALCAAALSVNIGMLKITGLIIGFTSIVPQLILPLAASLAAPERRGKVIGVIMSGLLIGILLSRTLSGIIGEHFGWRAMFWIAGGMTFVMMITILFTFPQSKPSFNGSYGALMRSVFTLIRDQPLLREASTINACAFGVFGLFWTTSVFLLSNPPYNFGSDVIGLMGLAAATGALGAPLIGRIADKKNPRIAIGYGIACILAGYIIFWFFRNSLVGVIIGIVLLDLGLQGVHVSNQTRVYALLPEARNRMNTVYMTMSFIGTSLGSGIGLLVWDINKWAGVCMAGVGITFIAILIYGVTYKKEKAVVS from the coding sequence ATGTCATCGTTAAGCAAATGGAATATCGCCATCATGGCGCTGTGTACAGGCCTGATCGTAGCCAATATCTATTACTGCCAGCCGCTGGTGGTGCTGATCAGCAGGGAGTTTGAGGTATCAGAAAGTAATGCCGGCCAGGTGACCTTCTTTACACAGATCGGGTATGCATTGGGGTTATTGTTCTGTGTGCCTCTGGGCGATAAACTGGAACGCAAAAAGCAGATCCTGTTCATGACGGGTGCAGCAGTAGCGGCACTCTGTGCGGCAGCGCTTTCCGTTAATATCGGCATGCTCAAGATCACGGGACTGATCATTGGTTTTACCTCCATTGTACCACAACTGATATTGCCGCTGGCAGCCAGCCTGGCAGCGCCGGAACGCCGTGGTAAAGTGATTGGTGTGATCATGAGCGGATTACTGATAGGCATTCTTTTATCCAGGACACTGAGCGGTATCATCGGCGAGCATTTTGGCTGGCGGGCAATGTTCTGGATAGCAGGCGGGATGACCTTTGTGATGATGATAACGATCCTGTTCACATTTCCGCAAAGCAAACCTTCGTTTAATGGCAGCTATGGCGCATTGATGCGTTCCGTATTCACCCTCATCCGGGATCAGCCTTTATTAAGGGAGGCATCTACTATTAATGCCTGTGCTTTTGGTGTTTTCGGGCTTTTCTGGACCACTTCTGTATTCCTCTTATCCAATCCTCCCTACAACTTTGGCAGCGATGTAATAGGCCTTATGGGGCTGGCTGCGGCAACGGGTGCACTGGGTGCTCCGCTGATCGGGCGCATTGCAGATAAAAAGAACCCGCGTATTGCTATCGGGTATGGTATTGCCTGCATCCTGGCAGGGTATATCATCTTCTGGTTCTTCCGTAATTCCCTGGTAGGTGTGATCATTGGCATCGTGTTGCTGGACCTGGGTTTGCAGGGTGTACATGTATCCAATCAAACAAGGGTGTATGCGCTGTTGCCGGAAGCACGTAACCGGATGAATACGGTGTACATGACGATGAGTTTTATCGGTACTTCGCTGGGTTCAGGCATTGGCCTGCTGGTATGGGATATCAATAAATGGGCAGGTGTTTGTATGGCAGGAGTGGGGATCACTTTTATAGCGATATTGATCTATGGTGTTACCTATAAAAAAGAAAAGGCTGTCGTTTCGTGA
- a CDS encoding polysaccharide deacetylase family protein, with product MKNKILISVDVEEFDIPEEYGQKIPLQEKLLVSYRGVVKTMTLFDELNIRATFFITAYWAQNFPDMVKRMAAKHEIASHAFYHDAFDETDLLDSRNELEYISGQQVKGFRMPRLKPVSMGSLEKAGYTYDASLNPTWIPGRYDNRKQPRYVHRKGALWVMPSSVTPRLRLPVFWLSVKNFPLWFTRYCSRRILRKEDYFSFYFHPWELEDLSSYKLPLVVKSISGAKMHNKMRRFLAYLSAKGEFISHSDYLEKVHSGGKA from the coding sequence ATGAAAAATAAGATACTGATCAGCGTAGACGTAGAGGAATTTGATATTCCGGAAGAATACGGGCAGAAGATCCCTTTACAGGAGAAACTGCTCGTATCCTATCGCGGCGTAGTGAAAACGATGACGCTGTTCGATGAACTGAACATCCGCGCAACCTTTTTCATCACTGCCTACTGGGCACAGAATTTCCCTGACATGGTAAAACGCATGGCAGCCAAACATGAGATCGCCTCTCATGCTTTTTACCATGATGCTTTTGATGAAACGGATCTTTTGGATTCACGGAATGAACTGGAATATATCAGCGGGCAGCAGGTGAAAGGCTTCCGCATGCCACGCCTGAAACCAGTGAGTATGGGATCCCTCGAAAAGGCAGGTTATACTTATGATGCTTCCCTCAACCCAACCTGGATACCAGGGCGCTACGACAACCGTAAACAACCCCGCTATGTGCATCGCAAAGGAGCATTATGGGTGATGCCTTCTTCCGTTACACCCCGTTTAAGATTACCGGTATTCTGGTTAAGCGTGAAGAACTTCCCTTTATGGTTCACGCGGTATTGCAGCCGCAGGATCCTCCGGAAAGAAGACTATTTTTCCTTTTACTTCCATCCCTGGGAGCTGGAAGACCTCAGCTCCTACAAACTGCCACTGGTAGTGAAAAGTATATCCGGCGCAAAGATGCATAACAAGATGCGGCGCTTTTTAGCTTATCTCAGTGCCAAAGGAGAATTTATATCACATAGTGATTATTTGGAGAAAGTACACTCCGGCGGGAAGGCATAG
- a CDS encoding NAD-dependent succinate-semialdehyde dehydrogenase: protein MTFKSIYPYTQETIAEYPAHTKEELEKKLQEGWKAFAALKQASLEQRSEWMVKAATLLKDQVTEHATLITQEMGKTLKEAKAEVLKCASTAEYYTANIGAMLQPRIITSDAKKSYAAFEPKGIVLAIMPWNFPYWQVFRFAIPNILAGNTVVLKHASNVSGCGLAMEKLFREAGFPEGTFQALLVSSKDIEPIIGDNRIQGVTITGSTPAGMSVAQLAGKYIKKTVLELGGSDPFIVLKDANLAEAAKTAVKARMQNAGQSCIAAKRWIVDKAIADDFTQQVQSLITSLKQGDPFAADTDTGPMARPDLAEELGRQMDKSIEQGAQLLAGGEQDGCNFIPALLTGVQPGMAAFEEETFGPLAAIISANDEGAAIRLANQTPFGLGASLWTKDIEKAARLATLIDSGNVFINAMVRSDARLPFGGVKLSGHGRELSLEGVHEFLNIKTVYIQ, encoded by the coding sequence ATGACGTTCAAAAGCATATATCCGTATACGCAGGAAACCATTGCGGAATATCCTGCCCATACAAAAGAGGAACTGGAGAAGAAATTGCAGGAGGGCTGGAAGGCATTTGCCGCCCTGAAACAGGCCAGCCTTGAACAACGATCGGAATGGATGGTAAAGGCAGCCACACTGCTTAAGGACCAGGTTACGGAACACGCCACGCTCATTACACAGGAAATGGGCAAAACCTTAAAAGAAGCCAAAGCGGAAGTACTGAAATGCGCTTCCACTGCAGAATATTATACCGCCAATATCGGCGCTATGCTGCAACCGCGCATCATTACTTCAGATGCTAAGAAAAGTTATGCCGCCTTTGAACCCAAAGGCATTGTACTGGCTATCATGCCCTGGAACTTCCCTTACTGGCAGGTGTTCCGCTTTGCCATTCCCAATATACTCGCAGGCAATACCGTAGTACTGAAACATGCCAGTAATGTAAGCGGCTGCGGGCTGGCTATGGAAAAATTATTCCGTGAAGCCGGTTTCCCGGAAGGTACTTTTCAGGCCCTGCTCGTTTCTTCCAAAGACATTGAACCTATTATCGGCGATAACCGCATACAGGGCGTAACCATCACTGGCAGCACACCTGCGGGCATGAGTGTTGCGCAACTGGCAGGTAAGTATATCAAAAAAACGGTGCTGGAACTGGGCGGCAGCGATCCTTTTATTGTATTGAAAGATGCCAATCTTGCAGAAGCAGCAAAGACCGCCGTGAAAGCACGTATGCAAAACGCAGGGCAATCATGCATAGCAGCCAAACGCTGGATAGTAGATAAAGCCATTGCAGATGATTTCACGCAGCAGGTGCAATCCCTCATCACTTCCCTGAAACAGGGCGATCCTTTTGCAGCGGATACAGATACCGGCCCAATGGCCCGCCCGGACCTGGCAGAAGAGCTGGGCCGGCAGATGGATAAAAGCATTGAACAGGGCGCGCAATTACTTGCAGGCGGTGAGCAGGATGGTTGCAATTTCATACCCGCATTATTAACCGGTGTACAACCCGGTATGGCCGCCTTTGAAGAAGAAACCTTCGGCCCTCTGGCCGCCATCATTAGCGCCAATGATGAAGGAGCTGCCATCCGCCTCGCCAACCAAACACCCTTTGGCTTAGGCGCCTCCCTCTGGACGAAAGACATAGAAAAAGCAGCACGCCTTGCTACCCTTATAGACAGTGGGAATGTATTCATCAATGCCATGGTACGCTCCGATGCAAGGCTGCCTTTTGGCGGTGTAAAGCTCTCCGGCCACGGCAGGGAATTATCACTGGAAGGCGTGCACGAATTCCTCAATATAAAAACCGTTTATATCCAATAA
- a CDS encoding PmoA family protein, with protein sequence MSTLFSQAQLLGRITVKAGPYARHNTIMRVALPQFHIELMSTELISVEGGKKIITPTQMEGEHTIVWRLERDLPAGKERVYELWSKKTYDSVASVKVRTTNTAYIIEKDNKPILQYNYAVMEPPAGVDTAFRRSGFIHPAWTPSGKVLTNIHPKDHYHHFGIWNPWTHTKFENDTVDFWNLKKLSGTVRFAKLARTWNGKVYGGFSLFQEHVVLTKPEKVAMIEILNVTAYDGDGDQQVWDYTSTLRCAGRSPITLLEYRYGGGFAIRGAGEWNNENSVVLTSEGKSRKDADNTRARWFKITGALNGGKGGLLVLSWRYNFNSPQPVRIWPEKDQNGQVFAMFSPTKDRAWEIEPGKFYPQKYRVITFDGDLTVAQAEAYYNDYAFPPECTFSK encoded by the coding sequence ATGAGTACCTTATTTTCACAAGCACAGCTGCTTGGGCGCATCACGGTTAAAGCCGGGCCATATGCGCGGCATAATACTATTATGCGCGTTGCTCTGCCACAATTCCATATTGAACTAATGTCTACCGAGTTGATAAGTGTTGAGGGCGGGAAGAAGATTATTACCCCAACGCAAATGGAGGGCGAGCATACCATTGTATGGAGGCTGGAAAGAGATCTGCCGGCAGGGAAAGAGCGTGTATATGAACTTTGGTCAAAGAAAACTTATGATAGTGTTGCCAGCGTAAAGGTGCGTACAACAAATACCGCCTATATCATTGAAAAGGATAACAAGCCCATACTACAATACAATTATGCGGTAATGGAACCGCCGGCCGGTGTGGATACCGCTTTCAGGAGAAGTGGTTTTATTCACCCGGCATGGACACCTTCGGGAAAAGTGCTGACCAATATCCATCCCAAAGATCACTATCATCACTTCGGTATCTGGAACCCCTGGACGCATACAAAATTTGAAAACGATACTGTGGATTTCTGGAACCTGAAAAAATTATCAGGCACGGTGCGGTTTGCCAAACTTGCCCGTACATGGAATGGAAAGGTGTATGGTGGTTTCTCTTTATTCCAGGAACATGTAGTGTTGACTAAACCGGAAAAGGTTGCTATGATTGAGATACTGAATGTAACCGCGTATGATGGAGATGGAGATCAGCAGGTTTGGGATTATACTTCCACACTGCGTTGTGCAGGCAGATCTCCCATAACATTACTGGAATACCGGTATGGCGGAGGCTTTGCTATCAGGGGGGCAGGTGAGTGGAATAATGAGAACAGTGTAGTACTTACCTCTGAAGGAAAGAGCCGTAAAGATGCAGATAATACCCGTGCCCGCTGGTTTAAGATAACAGGTGCACTGAACGGAGGCAAAGGAGGTTTGCTGGTATTATCCTGGCGGTATAATTTCAACTCTCCGCAACCGGTGCGCATATGGCCGGAGAAAGACCAGAACGGCCAGGTGTTTGCGATGTTCAGCCCTACGAAGGATCGCGCATGGGAAATAGAGCCCGGTAAATTTTATCCGCAGAAATACCGTGTGATCACTTTCGATGGTGATCTTACTGTTGCACAGGCGGAAGCTTACTATAATGACTATGCCTTCCCGCCGGAGTGTACTTTCTCCAAATAA
- the pyk gene encoding pyruvate kinase, with amino-acid sequence MSTKDLSKYFHSGMDNEAALAHSKQKTKIVATVGPACDTYEKLLELVKAGVNVFRLNFSHGSHEDKLRIIGYIRQINKTEPYNVAILADLQGPKLRVGDIENNALPLKAGDILTFVNEKCLGTMERIYVSYHDLHKDVRPGQKILLDDGKIETIVREVTPQHEIKAEVLLGGVLSSKKGFNLPDTKVSLPALTEKDVIDLEFIIDHECDWVALSFVRNVKDLGLLRKRLKERNSKMKIISKIEKPEAIQNLKEIIWESDGVMIARGDLGVELPVEMIPMIQKDIIRKCIHRAKPVIVATQMMESMIDRSRPNRSEITDVANAVLEGADAVMLSGETATGMHPTLVIQTMRKIIGEVEKEEIIYNRNLIPHRHSPTFLSDALCYNACKIAEDLEADGLIGMTQSGYTGFMLSSYRPKSPLYVFTKERTLVNQLSLSWGVRAFHYAEEESLDDIFSDQINILRERKFIKGNDVVVNTGSTPIAEHLPTNMLKITKVPE; translated from the coding sequence ATGAGTACAAAAGATCTGTCCAAATACTTCCACAGCGGTATGGACAACGAAGCCGCTTTGGCGCATTCTAAGCAAAAAACGAAGATTGTAGCCACCGTAGGACCAGCATGCGATACCTATGAGAAATTATTGGAACTCGTAAAAGCCGGTGTGAACGTATTCCGCCTGAACTTTTCCCATGGCAGCCATGAGGATAAGCTGAGGATCATCGGTTACATCCGCCAAATCAACAAAACTGAACCTTACAACGTAGCCATCCTGGCAGACCTGCAGGGACCTAAACTGCGTGTGGGAGACATTGAAAATAATGCACTGCCGCTGAAAGCCGGAGACATCCTCACTTTCGTGAACGAAAAATGCCTGGGAACCATGGAGCGTATCTATGTTTCTTACCACGACCTGCATAAAGACGTTCGTCCCGGCCAGAAGATCCTCCTGGATGACGGTAAGATCGAAACCATCGTAAGAGAAGTAACACCACAGCATGAGATCAAAGCTGAAGTACTGCTGGGTGGCGTGCTCTCCTCCAAAAAAGGCTTCAACCTGCCGGATACCAAAGTTTCCCTGCCTGCACTGACAGAAAAAGACGTGATAGACCTGGAATTCATCATTGACCATGAGTGCGACTGGGTAGCGCTTTCTTTTGTACGTAACGTAAAAGACCTCGGTCTCCTGCGCAAACGCCTGAAAGAACGTAATTCCAAAATGAAGATCATCTCCAAGATCGAGAAACCGGAGGCGATCCAGAACCTGAAAGAGATCATCTGGGAAAGCGATGGCGTAATGATCGCCCGTGGTGACCTGGGTGTGGAACTGCCTGTTGAGATGATCCCGATGATCCAGAAAGATATTATCCGCAAATGTATCCACCGTGCCAAGCCCGTTATTGTGGCTACGCAAATGATGGAAAGCATGATAGACCGCTCCCGTCCTAACCGCAGTGAGATCACTGACGTGGCTAACGCAGTACTCGAAGGCGCTGATGCCGTGATGCTGAGTGGCGAAACCGCTACCGGTATGCACCCTACCCTGGTGATCCAGACCATGCGTAAGATCATCGGTGAAGTAGAGAAAGAAGAGATCATCTACAACCGTAACCTCATCCCTCACCGCCACTCTCCTACCTTCCTCAGCGATGCACTGTGCTACAATGCCTGTAAGATCGCAGAAGACCTGGAAGCAGATGGCCTGATCGGTATGACGCAATCCGGTTACACCGGTTTCATGCTGTCCAGCTACCGTCCTAAATCTCCGCTGTATGTATTCACCAAAGAGCGCACACTGGTAAACCAGTTGAGCCTCAGCTGGGGTGTACGTGCCTTCCATTATGCGGAAGAAGAAAGCCTGGATGATATTTTCTCTGATCAGATCAACATCCTGCGGGAAAGGAAGTTCATCAAAGGAAATGATGTAGTGGTGAACACAGGTAGTACGCCCATCGCGGAACACTTACCCACCAACATGCTGAAGATTACAAAAGTACCTGAATAA
- a CDS encoding glycosyltransferase family 2 protein — MQLVTPEPTTFPVPINNLTIQNNRATHHLDLVIPCCNPPEGWVAQMIADYWELQDMMPETAIQLILVNDGSVRNVTQAHLRQLAEGIPGARIINHPVNRGKGYAVRLGVAVATGDYQVCTDFDFPFGVKAVKQAFEQLLHGSDVVAGIRGEQYVKLLPRKRKMITTVNRFMNRYLLHLPVADAQAGLKGFNSKGRREFLATRINGFLYDSEFVHRAGKNKSLKIRTIPIVCRPGICFSEFRSKVLLREFVNFMGILIVS; from the coding sequence ATGCAACTAGTAACACCAGAACCTACTACGTTCCCTGTTCCGATTAACAACCTGACTATTCAAAACAACAGGGCAACGCATCATCTCGATCTGGTGATCCCCTGCTGCAACCCGCCGGAAGGATGGGTAGCACAGATGATCGCAGATTATTGGGAATTACAGGACATGATGCCGGAAACGGCCATTCAGCTGATCCTGGTGAATGATGGCTCCGTACGCAACGTCACTCAAGCCCATCTCCGGCAACTGGCGGAAGGCATACCCGGCGCGCGCATCATCAATCACCCGGTGAACCGCGGAAAAGGATATGCCGTTCGATTAGGCGTAGCCGTTGCCACCGGCGACTACCAGGTATGTACCGACTTTGATTTTCCCTTCGGCGTAAAAGCCGTGAAGCAGGCCTTTGAACAATTGCTGCATGGATCAGATGTGGTGGCCGGCATCCGTGGTGAACAGTATGTAAAACTGCTGCCCCGCAAACGGAAAATGATCACCACGGTGAACCGCTTTATGAACCGTTATCTCCTGCATTTGCCGGTAGCAGATGCACAGGCAGGGCTGAAAGGCTTCAACAGCAAAGGCCGCAGGGAATTCCTGGCCACACGCATCAATGGCTTTTTATACGACAGTGAATTTGTTCACCGTGCAGGAAAGAACAAATCCCTGAAGATCCGCACGATACCGATCGTTTGCAGGCCCGGCATCTGCTTCTCTGAATTCAGATCAAAAGTATTACTGCGGGAATTCGTTAATTTCATGGGCATCCTCATTGTGAGTTAA
- a CDS encoding dipeptide epimerase — translation MELTLYPFELRFRHTFTISRKSKDVQPLLVAELQEDGWSGLGETADNSYYNITVPILMAAINAHRPFIEAYKLDTPEAFWEAMYPKLSDNLFALCALDLAAHDLYAKRLGKKLYEIWGLEPSHNPLTDYTIGIDTVENMVKKLQEFPWPIYKIKLGTKDDIAIITELRKHTSAIFRVDANCAWGVEETLRNAAAFKELGVEFIEQPMPAADWEGMKKVYESSALPLIADESCIVEADVKNCHGYFHGINIKLTKCGGITPARRMILEAKQLGMKVMTGSMNESTVGTSAVAHLLPYLDYTDMDGPLLLAEDTADGVKIRNGKIIYANRNGTGAELYRAF, via the coding sequence ATGGAACTAACACTTTATCCCTTCGAGTTAAGATTCCGCCACACGTTTACTATTTCGAGAAAAAGCAAGGATGTACAACCGCTATTGGTAGCAGAACTGCAGGAAGACGGATGGAGCGGCCTCGGAGAAACTGCTGACAATTCTTATTACAACATTACGGTACCCATACTGATGGCAGCAATCAATGCCCATCGCCCTTTTATTGAAGCTTACAAACTGGATACGCCGGAAGCTTTCTGGGAAGCCATGTATCCTAAGTTATCTGATAATCTGTTCGCGCTTTGCGCGCTGGACCTTGCTGCGCACGACCTCTATGCAAAGCGGCTCGGTAAAAAGCTGTATGAGATCTGGGGATTGGAGCCTTCTCATAATCCTTTAACAGATTACACCATCGGGATAGATACGGTGGAGAATATGGTGAAGAAGTTACAGGAATTCCCCTGGCCCATTTACAAGATCAAACTGGGTACCAAAGATGATATTGCTATCATCACGGAATTACGTAAACATACCAGTGCCATTTTTCGTGTAGATGCCAATTGTGCCTGGGGTGTGGAAGAAACCCTCCGGAATGCCGCTGCTTTTAAAGAGCTGGGTGTTGAATTCATTGAGCAGCCCATGCCTGCAGCAGATTGGGAAGGCATGAAAAAGGTATACGAAAGTTCCGCCTTACCACTCATTGCAGATGAAAGCTGTATTGTGGAAGCAGATGTAAAGAACTGCCATGGCTATTTCCACGGCATCAATATAAAACTCACCAAATGCGGCGGCATCACGCCTGCCCGCAGGATGATCCTGGAAGCAAAACAGCTGGGCATGAAAGTGATGACGGGCAGTATGAATGAAAGCACCGTTGGTACTTCTGCCGTAGCGCACCTGCTGCCCTATCTGGATTATACTGACATGGACGGCCCGTTGCTGCTGGCAGAAGATACCGCAGATGGCGTTAAGATCCGGAACGGCAAGATCATCTATGCCAACCGGAATGGTACCGGCGCTGAGTTATACAGGGCCTTTTAA
- the pfkA gene encoding 6-phosphofructokinase, producing the protein MKKVNNIAVLTSGGDAPGMNAAVRAVVRTGNYHGLNVYGVMYGYRGMLTGDIFPMESKSVANIIQRGGTILKTARCKEFYEAEGRKKAYQNLKKFGIDGLVVIGGDGSFKGAQKFSQEFDIPCIGLPGTIDKDIAGTDFTIGFDTAVNTAVEAIDKIRDTADAHDRLFIIEVMGRDAGYIALHSGIATGAEHILIPERKTDIDDVIDQLLANERRSKMVNLIVVAEGDEFGGANEVARHVKERMPQLDTRVCILGHIQRGGSPTCIDRLIASRMGYAAVDALIEGNNNVMIGIVNNKIQFTPLDKAVKAKQKIDAEWFKIVKILAS; encoded by the coding sequence ATGAAAAAAGTGAACAACATCGCAGTTCTTACATCCGGGGGCGATGCTCCGGGTATGAACGCAGCCGTAAGGGCAGTAGTAAGGACGGGAAATTATCATGGTTTGAATGTATACGGCGTGATGTATGGTTACCGGGGTATGCTCACCGGCGACATCTTTCCTATGGAATCCAAATCAGTGGCCAACATCATTCAGCGTGGGGGCACTATCCTTAAAACAGCACGTTGCAAGGAGTTCTATGAAGCGGAAGGCCGCAAAAAAGCCTACCAGAACCTCAAAAAGTTCGGGATAGACGGGTTGGTGGTGATCGGGGGAGACGGCTCTTTCAAAGGCGCACAGAAATTCAGCCAGGAATTTGACATTCCATGTATTGGCCTTCCCGGAACAATCGATAAAGATATTGCCGGTACCGATTTTACCATCGGTTTCGACACGGCGGTGAACACTGCGGTAGAAGCGATCGACAAGATCAGGGATACTGCGGACGCACACGACCGCCTCTTCATTATAGAAGTAATGGGCCGCGATGCCGGTTACATTGCCCTCCACAGCGGTATTGCCACCGGTGCGGAACACATCCTCATCCCTGAACGCAAAACAGACATTGATGACGTGATCGATCAGCTGCTGGCCAACGAACGCCGCAGCAAGATGGTGAACCTCATTGTAGTAGCGGAAGGAGATGAATTTGGCGGTGCCAACGAAGTAGCCCGTCACGTAAAAGAAAGAATGCCGCAACTGGATACCCGCGTTTGCATACTCGGGCACATCCAGCGGGGTGGATCACCCACCTGCATAGACCGGCTTATTGCCAGCAGGATGGGCTACGCCGCCGTAGACGCCCTCATCGAAGGCAATAACAACGTCATGATCGGCATCGTCAACAATAAAATTCAGTTCACCCCGCTCGATAAAGCCGTAAAAGCTAAACAAAAGATCGATGCGGAATGGTTTAAGATTGTCAAAATTCTTGCGAGTTAA